Proteins encoded within one genomic window of Methanosarcina barkeri str. Wiesmoor:
- a CDS encoding mechanosensitive ion channel family protein, translating to MSFETIMKQVIPYTEITVSRLIFAVIMLFMGFILSKYIILVFRRGIQKTKIPDLTVQFLTHFLSIILYVIVILIFLKSLNFDVDSYIVGVSAAIGIVLGLGLQDTFTNLTAGVCVAAIRPIDTGEMVTVNGQTGKVRSVGIMSTELLTLDNQLITIPNKLVWGSSIVNMTRMPTRRVSVDVGISYSSSLEKATEIALNIMKTHPLVLKEPEPAVVTTELANSSINLQLRAWAKTGEMVTVKNDLVAGIFDAYTKEGIEIPFPQMDINIKEIKPKEGGKHTMEQDMTVQEEKILLEEKCNVE from the coding sequence ATGAGTTTTGAGACAATAATGAAACAGGTAATTCCATATACCGAGATAACGGTATCCAGGCTGATTTTTGCAGTAATAATGCTTTTTATGGGGTTCATTTTATCAAAGTATATTATTCTTGTTTTCAGAAGAGGAATACAGAAAACAAAGATTCCGGATCTTACTGTTCAATTTCTCACCCATTTTTTAAGTATCATCCTTTATGTAATTGTTATTCTTATTTTCTTGAAGAGTCTGAATTTCGACGTGGATAGTTATATAGTAGGAGTTTCTGCAGCAATAGGCATTGTTCTCGGACTTGGTCTGCAGGATACCTTTACAAACCTGACTGCTGGAGTATGTGTTGCCGCAATCAGGCCTATTGACACGGGAGAAATGGTAACCGTAAACGGACAGACCGGAAAAGTAAGATCTGTAGGGATCATGTCAACCGAGCTCCTGACTCTTGACAACCAGCTCATAACAATCCCTAACAAGCTTGTATGGGGAAGTTCTATTGTTAATATGACACGGATGCCTACAAGAAGAGTGTCGGTTGATGTAGGAATAAGTTACTCCTCAAGCCTCGAAAAAGCTACAGAGATAGCACTCAATATAATGAAAACACACCCTCTTGTCCTTAAGGAACCTGAACCCGCAGTTGTAACCACTGAACTTGCCAACTCCTCGATAAATTTACAGCTCCGGGCCTGGGCAAAAACGGGAGAAATGGTAACCGTAAAGAATGACCTTGTTGCAGGAATATTTGACGCTTATACGAAAGAAGGAATTGAAATTCCGTTCCCTCAGATGGATATAAATATAAAAGAAATTAAACCAAAAGAAGGTGGAAAACACACAATGGAACAGGATATGACAGTGCAGGAAGAAAAAATTTTACTTGAAGAGAAGTGCAATGTGGAATGA
- a CDS encoding Mth938-like domain-containing protein: MKPKIDSTSFGSITVNGETFKYDILIRLNGQVEKREKGLSKELYGTSHKISLEEAKHIYEEGTEKILIGTGQTGFVKLSDEAETFFTEKRCGVELFPTPWAIERWNELEGKVTAMFHITC, from the coding sequence ATGAAGCCAAAGATTGATTCCACGAGTTTTGGTTCTATTACTGTAAACGGAGAGACCTTTAAATATGACATACTTATTCGCCTCAATGGACAGGTAGAAAAAAGAGAGAAAGGACTGTCAAAGGAGCTCTACGGAACTTCTCATAAAATCTCGCTTGAGGAAGCAAAGCACATTTATGAGGAAGGGACAGAAAAAATCCTTATAGGAACCGGGCAGACAGGTTTTGTTAAACTGTCTGATGAAGCTGAAACTTTTTTTACAGAAAAAAGGTGTGGAGTAGAGCTTTTTCCGACACCGTGGGCAATTGAACGCTGGAACGAGCTTGAAGGCAAGGTCACTGCCATGTTCCATATAACATGTTAA
- a CDS encoding DUF166 domain-containing protein: MKILILYSGELGTKVIQNLINSGNFCVSCGELCNHCRQVRKSYANLIVGIHEFPQDLPTFIEEPEQYMPQKLPECDLILAIGIHPDLLTALPDVVTKTKAKAVIAPVEDSKKTPAGVLEQIKKDLEAIGVEFEGPKPFCALEKTGKPVIDAFVDLGFGKPVLRIEMSPDGKMFIGAGVLRDAPCGSTWFVAKKLGWTDTVEYKETISGAHHSYPCTASMDKDPQLGDTILHKAGYIIREAVEEGMECAKKEKARLSAVCGNEISSSSS; this comes from the coding sequence ATGAAAATCCTCATACTCTACTCAGGCGAACTTGGAACAAAAGTTATCCAGAACCTGATCAATTCTGGAAATTTCTGCGTGTCCTGCGGAGAACTCTGTAATCACTGCAGGCAGGTCAGGAAATCATATGCGAACCTGATTGTAGGAATTCATGAATTTCCTCAAGACCTGCCCACGTTTATAGAAGAGCCCGAGCAGTACATGCCTCAAAAACTTCCGGAATGTGATCTGATACTTGCTATTGGCATTCACCCAGACCTTCTTACAGCCCTCCCGGACGTTGTGACGAAAACAAAAGCAAAAGCTGTAATTGCACCTGTTGAAGACTCGAAGAAAACTCCTGCAGGGGTGCTTGAACAGATTAAAAAAGATCTTGAAGCCATTGGAGTTGAGTTTGAAGGTCCAAAGCCTTTCTGTGCCCTTGAAAAAACCGGTAAACCTGTTATAGATGCGTTTGTTGACCTTGGTTTCGGGAAACCTGTACTCAGAATCGAAATGAGCCCTGATGGTAAGATGTTTATCGGAGCAGGCGTTCTCAGGGATGCCCCTTGCGGTTCCACCTGGTTTGTGGCAAAAAAGCTCGGCTGGACTGATACTGTTGAATATAAGGAAACTATCTCAGGTGCTCATCACTCCTATCCCTGTACTGCCAGCATGGACAAAGATCCTCAACTCGGGGACACTATCCTTCACAAGGCCGGGTATATTATCAGGGAAGCTGTTGAAGAGGGAATGGAGTGTGCAAAAAAGGAAAAAGCCCGATTGTCCGCAGTTTGCGGGAATGAAATCTCAAGTTCTAGCTCCTGA
- a CDS encoding 4Fe-4S binding protein, translating to MKIKITIPTERIHNPIISESIVETGILINIMVANIDSTYGELIADVNDLKFDKIKNALESRGAIVSILDRPIHRDEEECIECGACISVCPMNVYSFDDSWNVLVDEKKCIQCGVCIKMCPHGALKLGE from the coding sequence GTGAAAATCAAAATCACCATTCCTACTGAAAGAATCCATAACCCTATTATTTCCGAGTCTATAGTCGAAACCGGAATCCTGATTAATATAATGGTTGCAAATATCGACTCAACCTATGGGGAATTGATAGCTGACGTGAACGATCTCAAGTTCGATAAAATCAAAAATGCTCTGGAATCGAGAGGAGCTATAGTTTCCATTCTGGACAGGCCTATTCACAGGGACGAGGAAGAATGCATTGAGTGTGGAGCCTGTATTTCTGTCTGCCCTATGAATGTGTATTCTTTTGACGACTCCTGGAATGTCCTGGTAGACGAAAAGAAATGCATCCAGTGCGGCGTGTGTATTAAAATGTGCCCGCATGGAGCTTTGAAACTGGGAGAATGA
- a CDS encoding L-aspartate semialdehyde sulfurtransferase: MVKKSVHEINRKIEDGSVNVVTAEEMVTIVEELGAEGAAKEVDVVTTGTFGAMCSSGLMLNLGHSEPPIKIQKIWFNNVEAYSGLAAVDAYLGAAQISDTRGIQYGGAHVIEDLLRGKEIDVHATSYGTDCYPRKVLDTIISLEDLNEAILLNPRNAYQKYAAATNSSKRTLHTYMGELLPNLGNVTYSGAGVLSPLSNDPNYETIGMGTRIFMGGTQGYVIGNGTQHSPSSGFGTLMLKGNLKEMNPDYLRAASFTGYGATLYMGVGIPIPILNEKLAAATAVRDEDIVTTIEDYAVGSRDKPVIREVSYAELRSGSVQIDGKDVPTSSLSSFKNARKIANELKAWVKHGKFFVSMPVERLCAEGSAKPMKETQVVPLVKDVMSSFVVTIKRDQTVQDAAKKIWANSFNHLTVISDSGELVGILTAWDISKAVAENCFDSVESVMTKKVLTCAPNEPVDLAARRLDRYGVSAMPVIDAQRQVLGIITSDNISKLLARRY; encoded by the coding sequence ATGGTTAAAAAATCAGTTCATGAGATTAATAGAAAAATTGAAGATGGAAGCGTCAATGTAGTGACAGCCGAGGAAATGGTCACAATTGTTGAGGAGCTTGGCGCTGAAGGGGCTGCAAAAGAAGTAGATGTAGTTACTACAGGCACATTCGGAGCTATGTGTTCATCCGGTTTGATGCTTAACCTGGGGCATTCCGAGCCTCCCATAAAAATCCAGAAGATCTGGTTTAACAATGTAGAAGCATACAGCGGGCTGGCAGCCGTAGATGCTTACCTGGGAGCTGCCCAGATTTCAGATACACGGGGAATTCAGTATGGTGGAGCTCATGTTATTGAAGATCTTCTCAGGGGTAAAGAGATCGATGTTCACGCTACTTCGTATGGGACGGATTGTTATCCAAGGAAAGTACTTGATACGATAATTTCTCTTGAAGACCTTAATGAAGCCATTCTTCTTAACCCAAGGAACGCCTACCAAAAATATGCAGCAGCAACTAACAGTTCTAAAAGGACTCTGCATACTTATATGGGTGAGCTTCTGCCCAATCTCGGAAATGTAACCTATTCGGGGGCAGGAGTACTCTCTCCTCTCTCAAATGACCCAAACTATGAAACTATAGGCATGGGAACAAGGATTTTCATGGGAGGAACCCAGGGCTATGTTATAGGGAACGGAACTCAGCATTCTCCTTCTTCCGGTTTTGGAACTCTCATGCTTAAAGGTAACCTGAAAGAGATGAACCCTGACTATTTGAGAGCTGCTTCCTTTACCGGATACGGAGCTACTCTTTACATGGGAGTTGGAATTCCCATCCCTATTCTCAACGAAAAACTTGCTGCCGCTACTGCGGTTCGTGATGAGGATATTGTAACCACCATCGAGGACTATGCTGTGGGAAGCAGGGACAAGCCGGTTATCAGAGAGGTAAGTTATGCTGAACTCAGGTCAGGCTCGGTGCAGATTGATGGAAAAGACGTGCCCACTTCCTCCCTTTCCAGTTTCAAGAACGCAAGAAAAATTGCAAATGAGTTAAAGGCATGGGTTAAGCATGGAAAATTCTTTGTCAGCATGCCCGTGGAAAGATTGTGTGCTGAAGGGTCTGCCAAACCCATGAAAGAGACTCAGGTCGTACCTCTCGTAAAAGATGTGATGTCCAGTTTTGTTGTGACCATCAAAAGAGATCAAACTGTCCAGGATGCTGCAAAAAAAATCTGGGCGAACTCTTTCAACCATCTGACTGTGATTTCTGATTCTGGGGAACTTGTTGGGATCCTGACTGCCTGGGACATCTCAAAGGCTGTTGCAGAGAATTGTTTTGATTCGGTGGAGAGCGTTATGACGAAAAAGGTGCTGACCTGCGCTCCGAATGAGCCTGTAGATCTTGCAGCCAGGCGGCTGGATCGATACGGGGTATCTGCAATGCCGGTGATCGATGCTCAGAGGCAGGTTCTCGGAATAATAACAAGCGACAATATCAGCAAACTTCTTGCAAGGAGGTACTGA
- a CDS encoding adenylyltransferase/cytidyltransferase family protein, translating into MYPRPGDLLTRILATGTFDLLHPGHIYFLTQARALGDELFVIVARDSNVTHKPKPIVSEEQRLEMVNALGIVDKALLGSEKDMFEPLKHIRPDIIALGYDQRFNAENLEEELAKRGLPANVVRIPLSKECPLCSTGAIIKEVLKRYG; encoded by the coding sequence ATATACCCGAGGCCAGGTGATCTGTTGACACGTATACTTGCTACCGGGACTTTTGACCTTCTACATCCCGGACATATTTATTTTCTGACCCAGGCCCGAGCTCTGGGGGATGAGCTTTTCGTTATTGTTGCTAGAGACTCAAATGTGACTCATAAGCCAAAACCAATTGTGTCCGAAGAGCAGCGGCTGGAGATGGTAAATGCGCTCGGGATAGTAGATAAAGCGCTTTTAGGCAGCGAAAAAGATATGTTTGAACCCCTGAAGCATATCAGACCGGATATAATTGCCCTGGGTTACGACCAGCGTTTTAACGCCGAAAATCTGGAAGAAGAACTTGCTAAAAGAGGGCTTCCTGCAAATGTGGTAAGGATTCCACTTTCAAAAGAATGCCCACTTTGTAGTACAGGTGCAATCATAAAAGAAGTACTTAAACGGTATGGGTAA
- a CDS encoding pyridoxal phosphate-dependent aminotransferase — MSSARLKRVEESATIKISNIATRMIKEGTDVINFSLGEPDFNTPKNICDAAAKAMYEGKTHYAPSGGIPELRAAIAEKLRTENNLDVTESGVLVTPGAKQGIFEVMMSVLDDGDQALLFNPAWVTYDACIRFAGAETVWVPTVPEKGFIPDNFEEYITDKTKLIVVNSPGNPTGGVFGKKTLQCIADLAIDHDLIVVSDEIYEKIIYDREHISIGSLDGMQERTITVNGFSKAYAMTGWRLGYLTAPPEILKLLLKIQSHSVSSATTFVQYGGLEALQGPQDSVKAMVDRFKVRRDVLIDGLNKMGFECKKPDGAFYAFANVSEYGNGTQVAERLLKEAQVAVTPGIAFGSSGEDFVRISYATSIDRIREALERLEKVFS; from the coding sequence ATGTCATCCGCAAGGCTCAAGCGTGTAGAAGAATCCGCAACGATAAAGATCTCCAATATTGCGACCAGAATGATTAAAGAGGGTACAGACGTAATCAATTTCAGCCTTGGTGAACCTGATTTCAATACCCCTAAGAATATCTGCGATGCTGCGGCAAAGGCTATGTATGAGGGAAAAACCCACTATGCTCCTTCTGGAGGTATTCCTGAACTAAGGGCAGCCATTGCCGAAAAATTGAGGACGGAAAACAACCTCGATGTAACCGAGTCAGGTGTACTTGTCACCCCTGGAGCGAAACAGGGAATTTTTGAGGTAATGATGAGCGTCCTCGATGATGGGGACCAGGCTCTCCTGTTTAACCCTGCATGGGTAACTTATGATGCATGCATACGTTTTGCGGGAGCGGAAACAGTCTGGGTTCCGACAGTCCCTGAAAAAGGTTTCATTCCTGACAATTTTGAAGAGTACATCACTGATAAAACCAAGCTCATTGTTGTAAATAGTCCGGGAAATCCTACAGGTGGGGTCTTTGGAAAAAAGACTTTGCAATGTATCGCGGATCTTGCAATTGACCATGACCTTATAGTGGTTTCAGATGAGATTTATGAAAAAATTATCTATGACAGGGAACATATCAGCATTGGCAGCCTCGATGGAATGCAGGAAAGAACTATCACCGTAAATGGTTTTTCCAAGGCATATGCCATGACAGGCTGGAGACTTGGCTACCTGACTGCTCCTCCTGAAATTCTCAAACTTCTACTTAAAATTCAGTCTCATTCGGTAAGCAGTGCGACTACGTTTGTTCAGTACGGTGGACTTGAAGCCCTTCAGGGCCCTCAGGACAGTGTTAAAGCAATGGTTGACCGTTTCAAGGTACGCCGTGATGTCCTTATCGACGGTCTGAACAAGATGGGGTTTGAATGTAAAAAGCCTGATGGAGCTTTCTATGCTTTTGCTAATGTCAGCGAGTATGGAAACGGGACTCAGGTTGCAGAACGTCTCCTGAAAGAAGCTCAGGTGGCAGTTACTCCTGGAATTGCTTTTGGTTCATCTGGCGAGGATTTCGTAAGGATTTCCTATGCAACATCGATTGACCGAATCAGGGAAGCTCTTGAAAGACTTGAAAAGGTATTTTCCTAA
- the ribH gene encoding 6,7-dimethyl-8-ribityllumazine synthase, with product MTISLGFVVAEFNRDLTYQMELLGREHAEFLGATVKETILVPGVFDMPLAIKKLCQRDDIDAVVTIGSVIEGDTDHDQVVMQHAARKIMDLSLEFNKPVTLGIPGPGMTRMAAHERVDYAKRAVEAAVKLVRRL from the coding sequence ATGACTATCAGCCTAGGATTTGTTGTAGCTGAATTTAACAGGGATCTGACCTATCAGATGGAACTGCTTGGAAGAGAACACGCGGAGTTCCTGGGGGCAACAGTTAAAGAGACTATTCTTGTCCCAGGGGTATTTGACATGCCGCTTGCGATCAAGAAGCTTTGTCAGAGGGATGACATCGATGCCGTAGTTACTATAGGATCTGTAATTGAAGGCGACACTGACCATGACCAGGTGGTTATGCAGCACGCTGCAAGGAAAATCATGGATCTTTCTCTTGAGTTCAATAAGCCTGTAACTCTCGGTATTCCTGGCCCAGGTATGACTCGCATGGCGGCTCATGAACGTGTGGACTATGCAAAAAGGGCCGTTGAAGCTGCAGTAAAGCTGGTGCGGCGGCTGTGA
- the ribC gene encoding riboflavin synthase: MPTIGIADTAFARYNMGRAAIDEIQKNVSVKIKRVTVPGIKDLPVAAKKLIEEEGCDIVMALGMPGAKEQDKICAHEASQGLIMAQLMTNTHIIEVFVHENEGKDEKELAFLMDRRTREHALNVIKLLFKPEKLIREAGTGQRQGFEDAGPLRT, translated from the coding sequence ATGCCCACAATAGGAATTGCAGATACCGCATTCGCACGTTATAATATGGGGCGTGCGGCAATTGATGAGATACAAAAAAATGTATCTGTAAAAATCAAAAGAGTTACTGTGCCAGGGATAAAGGACCTTCCGGTCGCAGCCAAAAAACTTATTGAAGAAGAAGGGTGCGATATCGTTATGGCTCTTGGAATGCCTGGAGCTAAGGAACAGGACAAAATCTGTGCTCATGAAGCTTCTCAGGGCCTTATTATGGCCCAGCTCATGACCAATACCCATATTATCGAGGTCTTTGTCCATGAAAACGAAGGAAAGGACGAGAAGGAACTTGCTTTCCTTATGGACAGAAGGACCCGAGAGCACGCTTTAAACGTAATCAAACTGCTCTTCAAGCCTGAAAAGTTAATTCGAGAAGCCGGTACCGGCCAAAGGCAAGGCTTTGAAGACGCAGGCCCATTAAGAACATGA
- a CDS encoding alanine--glyoxylate aminotransferase family protein yields the protein MDLEDTLLMMPGPVTVTPRVLRAMSKPMINHRSAEFAGIYTDCREILSSVFQTKNDIFVLSGSGTAGMEAAIGSSVGSGDKVIAIENGKFGERFKDIAAIYGDVVPVVFEWGHPVDLEVVKEKLEEGAKAVTLVHNETSAGILNPAAEIGKLAKKHDALFIMDGVTSLGGDDVKVDEWGVDIAVVGSQKCLAAPPGLSVVSVSEKAFEVMKDVTKRPYYNDLLAYKKSGDKPKAETPYTPAIPLFYALQEALHIVKEEGMEARIKRHRVLSEAIRAAVAELNIEMFPQLNEYSHYSNTVSAMKAPADVNGENIKSDMKARGVIIAGGQERLKNKIFRIGCMGNVTGRDVLSTIQQLEIVLNKRGYIDRLGAGVEAATRVLDRA from the coding sequence ATGGATCTGGAAGATACCCTCCTCATGATGCCTGGTCCCGTAACTGTTACACCCAGAGTCCTTAGAGCTATGTCAAAACCGATGATCAATCACCGAAGTGCGGAATTTGCTGGAATCTATACCGATTGCAGGGAAATCCTTTCCAGCGTTTTCCAGACAAAAAATGATATTTTCGTTCTCAGTGGTTCGGGAACGGCAGGAATGGAAGCTGCTATCGGTTCTTCGGTTGGAAGCGGAGACAAAGTTATTGCCATAGAAAACGGAAAGTTTGGAGAGCGGTTTAAGGACATTGCAGCTATCTATGGGGATGTTGTCCCAGTTGTATTCGAATGGGGTCATCCGGTTGACCTTGAGGTTGTCAAGGAAAAACTCGAAGAAGGGGCAAAAGCAGTCACTCTTGTACACAACGAAACTTCAGCAGGCATTCTCAACCCGGCAGCAGAAATTGGCAAACTTGCTAAAAAGCATGATGCCCTCTTTATTATGGACGGTGTGACCTCCCTCGGAGGAGATGATGTAAAGGTTGATGAGTGGGGAGTTGACATTGCAGTTGTAGGCTCACAGAAGTGTCTTGCAGCTCCTCCTGGACTTTCAGTCGTTTCTGTAAGTGAAAAGGCTTTTGAGGTTATGAAGGATGTAACTAAAAGACCTTACTATAACGACCTACTTGCATATAAAAAGAGTGGGGACAAGCCCAAAGCAGAAACACCTTACACTCCTGCAATTCCTCTCTTCTACGCGCTTCAGGAGGCTCTGCACATCGTAAAAGAGGAGGGAATGGAGGCAAGGATTAAGAGGCACAGAGTCCTTTCTGAAGCTATAAGAGCAGCAGTTGCCGAACTGAACATTGAGATGTTCCCTCAGCTTAACGAATACAGCCATTACTCTAACACTGTCTCTGCTATGAAGGCTCCCGCAGATGTTAATGGTGAAAATATAAAAAGTGATATGAAGGCAAGAGGCGTAATTATTGCAGGTGGGCAGGAACGTCTTAAAAATAAGATTTTCAGGATCGGTTGCATGGGTAATGTGACCGGAAGGGATGTGCTTTCAACCATCCAGCAGCTGGAGATCGTGTTGAATAAGCGTGGTTACATTGATCGCCTGGGAGCAGGTGTAGAAGCCGCAACCAGGGTCCTTGACAGAGCCTGA